Proteins co-encoded in one Afipia sp. P52-10 genomic window:
- a CDS encoding porin, which produces MKGVVRLLLASGAGLATATAANAADLPVKAKPIEYVKICSLYGAGFYYIPGTDTCIRIGGHIRSEISFGNGRGTATQSWTATDGNATNTRDRDQFYTRTRVFLQTDVRTQTDFGTLRAFSLIRYEISTPVGLTSAAGTIFNDAAIIQWGGFTIGKLGTSFIDNPWNYAFKYSAYTFGTPDTASGPFAVAYTHQFGNGVTASVSLEDGKFRKRGNYNGATPLSAWGNPAVGTDTRGGNTWPEIVGQFRIEQAWGGFHLAGHLVNNHIAYACGASGATCTEITGPTPADKIGGGVTAAMKLNVPTGVNDALYISGSYSLGNTQDAFNSTLVQPAGFGIFGSSNLNYGSIVGGYQFDSVYSTAGGAGAGKVFGPTGQQLTKTYGGLLAFEHGWDAAWRTSVFGGVQVIDYNETANAILCSRQGPGSAAGTLSNAGTTCNMDYRIYGVGTRTYWSGIRDFQIGVEMIWTNHHSGNKGATYTLPATLGYKPAVAYEVKDQNVFSGMLAVRRFF; this is translated from the coding sequence TTGAAGGGAGTCGTACGCCTGCTTCTTGCATCCGGAGCCGGACTGGCCACAGCCACAGCGGCAAACGCCGCGGACCTGCCGGTCAAAGCCAAACCCATCGAATACGTGAAGATCTGCTCGCTCTACGGCGCGGGCTTCTACTACATCCCGGGCACCGATACCTGCATCCGCATCGGCGGACACATCCGCTCGGAAATCAGCTTCGGCAACGGCCGCGGCACGGCCACCCAGTCCTGGACCGCCACCGACGGCAACGCGACCAACACCCGCGATCGCGACCAATTCTACACCCGCACCCGCGTCTTCCTGCAGACCGACGTCCGCACGCAGACCGACTTCGGCACGCTGCGCGCGTTCTCGCTCATTCGCTACGAGATCAGCACGCCGGTCGGATTGACCTCGGCAGCGGGCACGATCTTCAACGACGCCGCCATCATCCAGTGGGGCGGATTCACGATCGGCAAGCTCGGCACGTCGTTCATCGACAATCCGTGGAATTACGCCTTCAAGTATTCCGCCTACACATTTGGAACACCGGACACCGCGAGCGGTCCATTCGCCGTCGCCTATACGCATCAGTTCGGCAACGGCGTCACCGCCTCGGTGTCCCTGGAAGACGGCAAGTTCCGCAAGCGCGGCAACTACAACGGCGCGACACCGCTCAGCGCCTGGGGTAATCCCGCTGTCGGCACCGACACTCGCGGCGGCAACACCTGGCCTGAGATCGTCGGCCAGTTCCGGATCGAGCAGGCGTGGGGCGGCTTCCACCTCGCCGGACATCTCGTCAACAACCACATCGCCTATGCCTGCGGCGCATCCGGGGCGACCTGCACCGAGATCACCGGGCCGACGCCGGCCGACAAGATCGGCGGCGGCGTCACCGCGGCGATGAAACTCAACGTGCCGACCGGCGTCAACGACGCGCTGTATATCTCCGGCTCGTACTCGCTGGGCAACACCCAGGACGCCTTCAACTCGACCCTGGTGCAGCCGGCCGGCTTCGGCATCTTCGGCAGCAGCAACCTCAACTATGGCAGCATCGTCGGCGGCTACCAGTTCGATTCGGTGTACTCCACCGCTGGCGGCGCGGGCGCTGGCAAGGTGTTCGGCCCGACCGGACAGCAACTGACCAAGACCTATGGCGGCCTGCTCGCTTTCGAGCATGGCTGGGATGCGGCCTGGCGGACCTCGGTCTTCGGCGGCGTTCAGGTGATCGACTACAACGAAACCGCCAACGCGATCCTCTGCTCGCGGCAGGGGCCGGGCAGCGCCGCCGGAACGCTGTCGAATGCGGGCACGACCTGCAACATGGACTATCGCATCTACGGCGTCGGCACCCGCACCTACTGGAGCGGCATCCGCGACTTCCAGATCGGCGTCGAAATGATCTGGACCAACCATCACTCGGGCAACAAGGGCGCAACCTACACGCTGCCGGCGACGCTGGGCTACAAGCCCGCCGTTGCCTACGAGGTCAAAGACCAGAACGTGTTCTCGGGCATGCTGGCGGTGCGCCGCTTCTTCTGA
- a CDS encoding fumarylacetoacetate hydrolase family protein, producing MKLVRFGGVGQERPGILDKDGHIRDLSAHVKDISGEVLSEEGLQRIGAIDPLSLPRMPDGVRLGAPVATPSKFVAIGLNYADHAAETGAAIPKEPIIFLKAVTSMSGPHDPVEKPRDSTKLDWEVELGLIIGKRAKYVEEADALSHVAGYCLANDVSERNFQIEREGQWTKGKSHDTFGPLGPWLVTKDEIADPQNLSMWLDVNGERQQTGTTATMIFKIPKIIAYVSRFMTLLPGDVIVTGTPPGVGSGKKPQRFLNVGDVVTLGVEGLGTQRQQIVAA from the coding sequence ATGAAACTCGTCAGATTTGGTGGAGTGGGTCAGGAGCGGCCAGGCATCCTCGACAAGGACGGCCACATCCGGGATCTGTCCGCGCATGTGAAGGACATCTCCGGCGAGGTGCTGTCCGAGGAGGGCTTGCAGCGCATCGGCGCGATCGATCCGTTGAGCCTGCCGCGGATGCCGGACGGCGTACGGCTCGGCGCGCCGGTGGCGACGCCGTCGAAGTTCGTCGCCATCGGCCTGAACTATGCCGACCATGCCGCCGAGACCGGCGCGGCGATCCCGAAGGAGCCGATCATCTTCCTGAAGGCTGTCACCTCGATGTCCGGCCCGCATGATCCGGTGGAGAAGCCGCGCGATTCCACCAAGCTCGACTGGGAAGTCGAACTCGGGCTGATCATCGGCAAGCGGGCGAAGTATGTCGAGGAGGCCGACGCGCTCTCCCATGTCGCCGGCTACTGCCTCGCCAACGACGTCTCCGAGCGCAATTTCCAGATCGAGCGCGAGGGGCAATGGACCAAGGGCAAATCGCACGACACATTCGGCCCGCTCGGGCCCTGGCTCGTGACCAAGGATGAGATCGCCGACCCGCAGAACCTGTCGATGTGGCTCGACGTCAACGGCGAGCGGCAGCAGACCGGAACGACCGCCACCATGATCTTCAAGATTCCGAAGATCATCGCCTACGTCTCGCGTTTCATGACGCTGCTGCCCGGCGACGTGATCGTCACCGGCACACCGCCGGGCGTCGGCTCCGGCAAGAAGCCGCAACGCTTCCTCAATGTCGGCGACGTGGTGACGCTCGGCGTCGAAGGCCTCGGCACCCAACGCCAGCAGATCGTCGCCGCCTGA
- a CDS encoding glutathione S-transferase encodes MKLTFSPASPYARKVRVVAIELGLIDQIEFVPATVSPGTPNEAYSRDVSPLRKLPALILDDGTTIVDSYVIAEYLDERAGGGKLIPASGAEKWRVKTEHAITQGMLEAMLLCRYEKLLRPEEKRWDVWLNDQWDRAWQGFALFEHRTDTLARPLDIAQIGLVCALGYADFRFPDCGWRKAFPKVAAFHERMMQRPSIKETVPPPA; translated from the coding sequence ATGAAGCTGACCTTCTCCCCCGCCTCGCCTTATGCGCGCAAGGTGCGCGTTGTCGCGATCGAGCTCGGCCTGATCGATCAGATCGAATTCGTTCCAGCGACGGTGTCGCCCGGCACGCCGAACGAGGCCTACTCGCGCGACGTCAGTCCGCTGCGGAAGCTGCCGGCACTGATCCTCGACGACGGCACCACCATCGTCGATTCCTACGTGATCGCGGAGTATCTCGACGAGCGGGCGGGCGGCGGCAAGCTGATCCCCGCCTCCGGCGCGGAGAAATGGCGCGTGAAGACCGAGCACGCGATCACCCAGGGCATGCTGGAGGCGATGCTGCTCTGCCGCTACGAGAAGCTGCTGCGGCCGGAGGAGAAGCGCTGGGACGTGTGGCTGAATGATCAGTGGGATCGGGCCTGGCAGGGCTTCGCATTGTTCGAGCACCGCACCGACACGCTGGCGCGGCCGCTCGACATCGCCCAGATCGGCCTTGTCTGCGCGCTGGGCTACGCCGACTTCCGTTTCCCCGACTGCGGCTGGCGCAAGGCCTTCCCGAAGGTGGCCGCGTTCCACGAGCGGATGATGCAGCGGCCGTCGATCAAGGAGACGGTGCCGCCGCCCGCGTAA
- a CDS encoding MBL fold metallo-hydrolase, with protein MTLTLTVGDLTIHRIIEAEGRFLPALEMLAGLTPELLAENRHWLQPHALDPDDVFKLCFQSYVVRTPHHTILVDSCIGNDKPRGRAEWSMKTDDTYLRALKAAGFAVEDIDYVMCTHLHVDHVGWNTRLESGRWVPTFPNARYIFGKQEHDHWAALHATKPNPVYGDSVLPVIEANKADLVNNDHQLGDHVRLLATPGHTPGHVAICFGAKGDDAVMSGDLMHTPLQTRYPELSANFDTDKAQAAATRRSFLERYCDTRTLCCTAHFPSPSVGRITRWGDGFTCDAVAG; from the coding sequence ATGACCCTCACCCTGACCGTCGGCGACCTGACCATCCATCGCATCATCGAGGCGGAGGGACGCTTTCTCCCCGCCCTCGAGATGCTCGCAGGGCTGACGCCGGAATTGCTCGCCGAGAACCGCCACTGGCTGCAACCGCACGCGCTCGATCCCGACGACGTCTTCAAGCTCTGCTTCCAGTCCTATGTGGTGCGCACGCCGCATCACACCATTCTGGTCGACAGCTGCATCGGCAACGACAAGCCGCGCGGCCGCGCCGAATGGAGCATGAAGACCGACGACACCTATCTGCGCGCGCTGAAGGCTGCGGGTTTCGCGGTCGAAGACATCGACTACGTGATGTGCACGCATCTGCATGTCGATCATGTCGGCTGGAACACGCGGCTGGAAAGCGGACGCTGGGTGCCGACGTTTCCGAACGCGCGCTACATCTTCGGCAAGCAGGAACACGACCACTGGGCCGCGCTGCATGCGACCAAGCCAAACCCGGTCTACGGCGACAGCGTGCTGCCGGTGATCGAAGCCAACAAGGCCGACCTGGTGAACAACGACCACCAGCTCGGCGACCATGTACGGCTGCTGGCCACGCCCGGACACACACCAGGTCATGTCGCGATCTGCTTTGGCGCCAAGGGCGACGATGCGGTGATGTCCGGCGACCTGATGCACACGCCGCTGCAGACGCGCTACCCGGAGCTGTCTGCCAATTTCGACACCGACAAGGCGCAGGCCGCCGCCACCCGGCGAAGTTTCCTGGAGCGCTATTGCGACACCAGGACGCTCTGCTGCACGGCGCATTTCCCCTCGCCGTCGGTCGGGCGGATCACGCGTTGGGGCGACGGCTTCACGTGTGATGCGGTTGCCGGCTGA
- a CDS encoding methylated-DNA--[protein]-cysteine S-methyltransferase codes for MTSSGFALFDTELGRCGVAWNAHGLTGVQLPQPNEAQTRTRLFQRSGGELPEAAPSPAVAHAIEGMTALLAGEKVALDDIALDMSLVPDFNRGVYQIARTIPPGSTLTYGDIAKQLGGVELSRDVGQALGQNPFPIVVPCHRVLAAGGKPGGFSANGGVKTKLKMLAIEGAYVNHTPSLFD; via the coding sequence ATGACGTCATCAGGTTTTGCTCTCTTTGATACCGAACTCGGCCGCTGCGGCGTCGCCTGGAACGCGCATGGATTGACCGGCGTCCAGCTGCCGCAGCCGAACGAGGCGCAGACGCGGACGCGGCTGTTCCAGCGCAGCGGCGGTGAACTGCCGGAAGCGGCGCCGTCGCCGGCGGTCGCCCATGCGATCGAGGGGATGACGGCCTTGTTGGCCGGCGAGAAGGTCGCGCTCGACGACATCGCCCTCGATATGTCGCTGGTGCCCGACTTCAATCGCGGCGTCTATCAGATCGCGCGGACGATTCCGCCGGGTTCGACGCTGACTTACGGCGATATCGCCAAGCAGCTCGGCGGTGTCGAGCTGTCGCGCGATGTCGGCCAGGCGCTCGGGCAGAATCCGTTCCCGATCGTGGTGCCATGCCATCGCGTGCTGGCCGCCGGCGGCAAGCCTGGCGGCTTCTCCGCCAACGGCGGCGTCAAGACCAAGCTGAAGATGCTGGCGATCGAAGGCGCCTACGTCAATCACACGCCGTCGCTGTTCGACTAG
- a CDS encoding YbaK/EbsC family protein, producing MSLESVQAFFAEHAPDIEVLVTEASSATVLEAAAAHNVTPAQIAKTLSLRVGGQILLVVTSGEARLDNRKVKEHFGGKASMLGADEVETVTGHPVGGVCPFGLATALPVYCDVSLKAFDEVVPAAGSRNSALRISPQRMADLTGARWIDVCKEPAQDAAAAGA from the coding sequence ATGAGCCTGGAATCCGTTCAAGCCTTCTTCGCCGAACACGCCCCCGACATCGAGGTGCTGGTCACCGAGGCGAGCTCCGCCACCGTGCTCGAAGCCGCTGCGGCTCACAACGTCACGCCGGCCCAGATCGCCAAGACGCTGTCGCTGCGCGTCGGCGGACAGATCCTGCTCGTGGTCACGAGCGGCGAGGCACGTCTCGACAATCGCAAGGTGAAGGAGCATTTCGGCGGCAAGGCCTCGATGCTCGGCGCCGACGAGGTTGAGACCGTCACCGGTCATCCGGTCGGCGGCGTCTGCCCGTTCGGCCTCGCCACGGCGCTGCCGGTCTATTGCGACGTCTCGCTGAAGGCGTTCGACGAGGTCGTGCCCGCCGCGGGCTCGCGCAACAGCGCGCTGCGGATTTCGCCACAGCGCATGGCAGACCTCACCGGCGCACGCTGGATCGACGTCTGCAAGGAACCGGCGCAGGACGCCGCTGCGGCTGGCGCCTGA
- a CDS encoding M20/M25/M40 family metallo-hydrolase: MTFRFAVAPTLVLAGTLLLPTITQAAADETLKAAASKAQPAVIESLREMVAIESGSGDAAGLAKMADYTEARLKTLGASTERRKATAGIGADIVIGRLSGTGTKRIMLIAHMDTVYQKGILQTQPWKIEGNKIFGPGIADDKGGIAVILHALAILKESGWRDYDKLTVLFNPDEEVGSIGSGELIASLSDEHDYVLSCEPTAARAVAGDEGLLLGASGTATATMEVTGRAAHAGAAPQLGRNALIELSHQLLQTRDVAKDIPGTQLNWTTATAGSVRNQIPDRAVAGGDVRVIARDGVDKLQAALQAKVDSNKLVPDTTTVVTVKIGRPPFVAGAAGRALAKQAQAIYGELDRPLRIVDMTGGGTDAGFANRSGKAVVVESFGLAGHGYHARDEYIDADSIVPRLYLMTRILTEIGRAKQ, from the coding sequence ATGACCTTTCGCTTCGCCGTCGCACCAACGCTTGTGCTCGCAGGAACGCTGCTGCTGCCGACGATCACGCAAGCGGCCGCCGACGAAACGCTGAAGGCCGCCGCGAGCAAAGCCCAGCCCGCCGTGATCGAAAGCCTGCGCGAGATGGTCGCGATCGAGTCCGGATCCGGCGATGCGGCAGGCCTTGCGAAGATGGCCGATTATACGGAAGCGCGGCTGAAGACCCTCGGCGCCAGCACCGAACGTCGCAAAGCCACCGCCGGCATCGGCGCCGATATCGTCATCGGTCGGCTGAGTGGCACCGGCACCAAAAGGATCATGCTGATCGCCCACATGGATACGGTCTATCAGAAGGGCATTCTGCAGACGCAGCCCTGGAAGATCGAAGGCAACAAGATCTTCGGCCCCGGCATTGCCGACGACAAGGGCGGCATCGCCGTGATCCTGCATGCACTCGCGATCCTGAAGGAGAGCGGCTGGCGCGACTACGACAAGCTGACCGTGCTGTTCAACCCCGATGAGGAGGTCGGATCGATCGGCTCCGGCGAACTGATCGCATCCTTGTCGGACGAGCACGATTACGTGCTGTCGTGCGAGCCCACTGCGGCACGCGCCGTCGCCGGAGACGAAGGTTTGCTGCTCGGCGCGAGCGGCACCGCGACCGCGACCATGGAAGTGACCGGCCGCGCAGCGCATGCGGGCGCAGCACCGCAGCTTGGACGCAACGCTCTGATCGAACTGTCGCATCAACTACTGCAGACCCGCGACGTCGCCAAGGACATTCCCGGCACGCAACTCAACTGGACCACGGCCACCGCCGGCAGCGTCCGCAACCAGATTCCCGACAGGGCGGTCGCCGGCGGCGACGTCCGCGTGATCGCCCGCGATGGCGTGGACAAGCTGCAGGCCGCGCTGCAGGCCAAGGTCGATTCGAACAAGCTCGTCCCGGACACCACCACAGTCGTCACGGTAAAGATCGGCCGCCCACCGTTCGTCGCAGGTGCCGCCGGCCGTGCGCTCGCCAAGCAGGCGCAGGCGATCTACGGCGAACTCGACCGGCCACTGCGCATCGTCGACATGACAGGCGGCGGCACTGACGCAGGCTTTGCCAATCGCAGTGGCAAGGCCGTGGTTGTGGAGAGCTTCGGCCTCGCCGGCCATGGCTATCACGCACGCGACGAATACATCGACGCCGACTCGATCGTCCCGCGGCTCTACCTGATGACGCGCATACTGACGGAGATCGGCCGCGCGAAGCAGTAA